The sequence CAGTCTAAAAACTTAGGCAGACGAGGGAAACCCAAGCTCTTGCATGATAATTTTGGTTGCAAAGGGAATTGCATTACAACGCGATGCTTACTCTTTTTTAAGTCACAGGTCACATACCTCCGGCGATGTAGGACGGAAATATGAGCATcaatttttctttgttttgccCGTCATCAGCCAATGTAGCCGAGTCAATGCATGTTGAGCTTCAACCGGGACGGAAGCCGAATCGAGAACATCAAAGCGTCACAGTTGGTAAAGATGTTTCAAGGACAACCAACATACATAAATATTCCCATCATGCCTCGAGCAACGAACGACTCTACTCCTCCTACGGCACAAAAGGTTTCAACTCTATCTTCATCTATCTTCAACCAATAGGCATAGATTGGCATTGCTGACATTACAACCCTTGACCGCCTTCACCATGGTGGAGCAGTTGGGTGCTGATGAACGCCCAAAGCCGCTTGCTTCCCTCCTCGCACCGAGCGCCGAAGAAGATAATATCGCCTTGTTTCCTGCCGCCCACATGTCGACAAAAGCCGCTCCACAATTCTCCCCCCCCACTGACGTCGTTCTCCACGCAAAACGCGCCACTGTCGACCACTTTATCACTGCGCGTTTCCTCGAACACTAAGCAACCCTTCCATCATATAATACGCGCCTCTCTTCCCCCTCCCTCGTTCTCCCGCATCCCCTTTGGTTTCGCCTTGTGCATTCATTTTGATCCCCGTAGATGAGTTACTATGGTCAACAGCAGCCTCCTCCCCAAGGtactctctcttcctcctcttattAGCGAGAGGACTCTGTTTCAAGTAACTTCTAGAGATCACATACTCTTCTAACACTCACTCTCACATGCCATCGTACATCAAAACAAGAGTGTCAGATTACATCCCAACCCACACTAACATTGTTCCTCCTCCAATTAGCAGCCATCGGAACATGAGTGTCAAAGACAACAACAAAAAATGATTACTTAATGTCAAGCGTAGTGATATCCGTTCATCCTCCGACACTTGCACCCTTCTAATCCATGTATTAGCTACAAGGAAGGAATATGGCTAGTGATGATCTTACTGGTTTCTGTGGGTTGTGTTTTAACGTGCAGTTTACCCCCCACCACCCAGTGCTTACCCTCCCCCGGGGCAGACTTATCCCATGCCACCTCAGGTCGGCGATCCGGTGAAGGATGGAGGAGCTGTCGTTGCGCAACCAGTCTCGGCAGAGACGCAGAGCCGAGGAGATGGCTTCTGGAGAGGATGGTGACCGCAAACGTTTTCATCAAATGCTACTGAATCTATTTTGCTCCTTTGATCTGACTTCGACCTTCTTTTCCTGTTGCAGCTGCGCTGCGCTATGTTGCTGCTGCCTTCTTGACATGTGCTTCTGAGACCAGTGGAATGGCAGCTGACCTCTCAATGCATACATCCCTTGAGCAGTTTTAAGTTCTTGTTTAGCTTATCTATGTAAATGTTGGACTTCATTGGGATGTAGGAAATCCTTGATGTGATCTCTACTGTTCTACGGTGACATGTACTGCTCAAGCGATTTGCTTGTTTTACAAGATGGGTATGCTTCAGATTGCTATAGAAGGTGGCTCATTGCAACTACATGAGGCAGATTACTTCGATACAGCTCAAATATGAACTTTGTGAGAATGAAATAGATGTACTAACTAGTGAGATTAAACCTGAATTCATCTACAAAATCTGTGTgggtaaaaggaaaagagggaaagatcaaaactttacCACTCTTTCAATTGGAACTCATGATCTGCACCAAGAATTCTCAAACCGAAAGATCAAACCTTTAGCGGCGGAAGGATCAAACCGCGACCAGCCCTTCGCTCGGAGCTCATGAAACACACCACGAATCCCCGCCCACGCCCGCTTCACTTACCCATCGTCATCAGCCGCGTTCAGCATCGCTCCATCGGGTTCCACGCGCCGCTCTACTTCTTGACCAACGGAACCACCATATTTCCAGAACCCCAAAAAGGGAACGATTCGGAAGAGGGGATTCCACAGGGATGCCACAAAAGATCGGAGGCAATTCCGAGTCGATTCCCGGAATCTGATGCAGGGTTAGGGTTTCGAAAGAGCGAAGGTGTCGGAGGTAGAAGAAGAGAGATTAATTTGCTCAGTTGAGGGCCTTCTATGTGTTAGGTTTGGGTCAAGCATTGAGCTTCTTGAGGGCCgttggattggattggattgggTTATTGATAGGTCTTAGTATTGGGCCGTGTTGGGCTTGAAGGCCTGCAAATAGCAGGAGAACCAGCAAACCCATGTGGGACAAAATGCACAGAACGAGGACACGTTTATACTACTACATAAGCCAAGAAAGTGTCTGTGGGAGGAGAGTGTCTGCGTGCTAGCTTTCGATCATGGCGTCCAGGTTGTTGTGGGCTCGCGGAGCCGCCTCCTACCTGAGGATCTCTACCTTCCATAGGGGATTCTCCACTGGTAAATCTCCAATCTTGGTTCGATGTTCTTCTGGTTTTCCGCCTGTTTCGTTAGATCTTGGTCACGGCTTGTTCGGACGTAGAGATCTGCTGGTTTCGAGACGAAAGTTCGGATTTTTCTTGTTGTTTGCTCTTGCTGACGATTGGATCAGCCTTTACCCGTAAAACTTTGGATCATTTTGGTGTTGCTGCCGTTTTGGGTGGCGGGATTGGTCTGTGTTTGTGGCTTTAGTATTCTTAGGTTTTTGAGGGTGATGGGCTTCCTTCATTTTTCacctctttttttctcttttttgttggtaTTTTCCCTCGATTAACGTAGAAAGAGAGCAAAACAATTGTCTAGACGATAGGTTTATGTTGTCACCAATTTGTATTTGATATAGGTGGGAGGGAGTGAGCAAAGACATACTTGCTTCTAAGACGCATACCCCCCTctcaacttcttatgattgaattgtTATATATTGACTTTTTGGTCTGGTGGACTGATGAAGAGAGATCATTGAAGACCCTTGACACTTATTTCTTCATGATGTTCTACAGCAACATTTGTTTGTTCATTTACTTCGTCATTTAGATGTAAAATGACATGTATTTTTCAGTAACTGCTGGACAGATCCATAATGAAGTTCATTAGTGTTGGGGCTTTTTACTTGAAGGGTTTTGGATCTCAATATAATATTGGTTGCCAGATGTATCTAAGAAACATAAGTATAGAGAACTTATCTTGAACTTAATCATCTTTTCTTGCAGTTATTAAGGATCTGAAATATGCTGATACACACGAGTGGGTTAAAGTTGATGGCTCTTCTGCAACAGTAGGAATCACTGACCATGCTCAGGTAATTTTGTTTTCTGGATTAGTTCCTTAACGCCGTTCAACACGACTAATTGTCTCAAGAATGTGGAAGCTCATGGCCAGATTTTTTTTTCCCAGTTACCAGTTCTGTTTCCGTAGATACTATACTGATGTTATATTCATCTCAACTGACCAATTATTCTTCCTACTATAAACCTGGCTATTTTTCTGATTTGCAACAATTTCGTATGAGTATACGGTTTTGATGTGCATACCTTTTACGAAACTCTATTTGTTATTTCCTTTCAGGATCACTTAGGTGATGTTGTATATGTTGAATTGCCAGAAGTTGGTGCCTCTGTTGTGCAGGGAAAGAACTTTGGTGCAGTTGAGAGTGTCAAGGCAACCAGTGATGTCAATTCTCCTGTTTCCGGGGAAGTGGTTGAAGTCAACACTGAACTAAGTGGTTCACCAGGATTGGTGAGTTTTCAACAAGTTGTTTTTTACCACTATTTTATCTTAGAAAAAAGTATATCTTCTCCTGGCTGTTACATTTAAATCATACAATTGATGGAAACCTCAATCAAGCTAATCTTACTATCGGGTTTTTTACTTTTTAAGCCTTTTTTCTTGCTTTATCTAACATAAGTGGCTTCCTTAGTTAGAAATGAGGAGTATGTATCCGAAGAAGTCACTACTACTCAACTAGACATGTACTGAGGATATGAGAATCGAGAAGTTCTCAAAAGCCTTAGCAGATGAGCATAACTTTCCAGTTGGAAACTGCTAAATGCTGTCTTTAAAAATATTAAGGTTTTCTTCCTGGTGAATAGCTCATTCTGATGCAAAAGTAACTGAATTATTGAGATTGAAAAGGTTAAAAACATGCTGGAAATAATTTTCACATCCCACTAAATCCATTGGTTCTCAATGAAAACGACACTGCCAATTGATTGGAACTAAAGAGGGTTTCACCTGACCAACTGACTATGTAGCAGCTTTTACTCTCTCTCCAACTGCAGTTGTCAGGTGTGTTTGGTCATATTCACCATATTGATGCTACAATAGAGCAGATTATTGTTGCATTCTGTGTCCATCAATTTCACACGTCATTCTGTAAATGTAAAATACATTTCCCTTCAGTTTCCACTCTTAGTTGAGATGAGCATGTAGATGATGTCAATAAATGGCTACACCAGACAGACTTCCGACCATATTCACTTGTATAATGCACAATTTTGATGCTATTCCAGTCTCACAGTTTGCTGAAGTGACAGCATATTGTGGTTGGCCAAGACCAAGTTGCCATGCAAATACATTCTGTTCACAGGTTGATTTTGGTTCTATTATGTTCCACCATTTTCTTAGAAATAATGTGGAGGGAGAACTTCATGATCTTAGGAAAGGTTAGTCAAGTGACTTCAATCTATCCACCTCAATTGTTAGGTTGTATTCCTGTAATATGAAATAGcaacatgacaaaaaaaaaagaagacaattAGAAAAAACGTATAATTTGTCAACTGTTGAAGAATGATACACTTTCTTTAGCTCCTAAGAACTTGAAGTACTTTGGTTTTAGAGCTTGAAGTCCTAGAATGTTTTGGCAGGTAAAGTTTAACTACTGCTAAACCTGGAATCCTTTACCTATAGAATAGAGAAAGCTTGTTGCCTGTCTTTGAATGGTTCATCTTGCTTTCGGTGGATTATGTGTCGATGCTTTGGAAAATCTGAACTCAAGGCAGTAGGTAAATTGGCTAATATTGACGCTGATAGCTGTCTTAAAGTTATGGCAATTTTCTTAAGGATTTGTTTGTAAAACGTATCACAAACAAAGTCTTGGAGTATTACAAACGCTGATAGCTGTTGATAAATTTTGATGCCACTATTGAATGAAGCATATTCTGATCAATCCAAGTCTTGGAGTTTGTTGGTGTACATTGTTCATGCTTATCATACTTGCCTCTGTTAATATTCATGTCTTGCAGACTAATATAATTGCTTCATAAAACGACTCCTTCAAGTGATCGATGAAGAACATGTTGAGATAAATCTTTATCTTTTTAAAATAATTCAGGTCAATGCGAGGCCATACGAGAATGGCTGGATTATAAAGGTCAAAATGAGTGATACAGGTGAGTTGAATTCATTGATGGACTCCGAGGGATACTCCAAATTCTGTGAGGAAGAAGATGCCAAGCATTGAAGGATGTGTTGAATTTTTCTGGATCACTCACTCATGTTTCCATGTATCTGAAGGCTCGTTTGCCTCACCACCGCATTTCACTTCCCAGAATAAGCAGTAATTTTGCCTTTGAGATCTGTAAGACAATACTTGTCTTTTTGTGTTTGTGTGCACTCTATCCTCTGATCTCCCTTCAAGAAAAATTGAATGCAAAGTTGTGTTCGAGCTGCATGAGACTTGGATTACTTTGAACTTGCAAAGAGAGAAGGAATGCAATGACCAGTATCTGGTTGTCCTGGATAAGAGTAGGATGAAAGAGTGATCAATAGAAATATGGATTTGTTGGGACCTTAACTCTGACAGCATCCCAACATGGGACACTTGGATCAGCTTAGGCCTTAGGATCTAAAACATTATCCATAAAAGGAAAGTCGTCTGCATTACCTCATGACAAAAAAATTTCCTAGATACAAGCTTTTTTCCCATAAATATGAGAGTTCAGAAATAGAATTGAAATCAAGCACCACAGGCAACATCACATTTGGATCTCAGACCTTGTGAATCAAAACAACATATCTATTAACTGGAAGAGAAAATGTGTTTGGTTACAAAAACAAGCACACTAGATGTCACTAAGCGCTTACACAGCAATAGGGGCAACAAAAATGGTAGAGATTCGGCGCTTTGAAGCTTTTTTCCCATAAATATGAGAGTACAGAAATAGAATTGAAATCAAGCACAACAGGCAACATCACATTTGGATCTCAGATCTTGTGAATCAAAACAACATATCTATTAACTGGAAGAGAAAATGTGTTTGGTTACAGAAACAAGCACACTAGATGTCACTAAGCGCTTACACAGCAATAGGAGCAACAAAAAAGGTAGAGATTCGGCACTTTGAAGCTTCAAAGATTCCTCCATGGATCTCACAGCCTATTTTTCATGTTTAATCCTCCAGTTATGAGCTGTCCGGGGTCCGCTAGCAATGCCCTCATAGTACACCGGCTGCAATTTTCCactgttccactctttgataaaCCCTGAAAACAGCTCCCTTGCTGCGTCCGATGATAGCTCAGAGAAATATATGCCTCTCTCTTCCTTTAACCAGGTCGCGAACTCATTGTTCTTGGCAAAATAGTCATCCTTGGAAAGCTCttcaaacttgatttgcataatgGAGAAAAAACAATCAGAGAGCGTAGTAATTCTGTGGTAAACTTACAGTGTTATGTTGATGCAATTAACTTCATGGTTCGAATCAAATCTATAGGACCAGAGCCTTTCTAATCTATCTAGGTATCTCATACAACTTTGGTGTCAAAAAATTTATCCTCACCCTTTTGTGGTGAATCAATCCTTTTAAGAACTACCGAAAACTCAGCAGTTCAGCTTAAGACATGACAATATTACAAATTTATCAGCACACAGTCATCACATTCATTTGAAAGATGCCATCAACCCTAGGAATGTAaatgagaaggagaagagaaagccgAAACAATCCACACCCTGCCAATGTTTCCCATGTGAGCAGCATAGATGACTATTTCTCATTTTTGATATACCTATTGAAAAAGATAGCCCATATGAGCGGCATGGATGACTATTTCTCATTTTTGAAATACCTATGAAGATGATAGCCTTTTGTATCCACTGTCATTTCATATGCCATAGGCTATGTTCTGAATATGTATGACCAACACCTAAAATTGGTAGTGGTTTCCAGATAGAGATATGTTGAAGGTATGTTGATTGTGCTTTTACCAAAAATCAATCTAAATGAGTTTACAATCCTCAAAAAAATTTAAGCAAACCAGGGTG comes from Musa acuminata AAA Group cultivar baxijiao chromosome BXJ3-3, Cavendish_Baxijiao_AAA, whole genome shotgun sequence and encodes:
- the LOC135632430 gene encoding glycine cleavage system H protein 2, mitochondrial-like; amino-acid sequence: MASRLLWARGAASYLRISTFHRGFSTVIKDLKYADTHEWVKVDGSSATVGITDHAQDHLGDVVYVELPEVGASVVQGKNFGAVESVKATSDVNSPVSGEVVEVNTELSGSPGLVNARPYENGWIIKVKMSDTGELNSLMDSEGYSKFCEEEDAKH